A genomic region of Fusarium oxysporum Fo47 chromosome VI, complete sequence contains the following coding sequences:
- a CDS encoding glycosyl hydrolases family 31-domain-containing protein → MHLRDGMWLPAQDFRTEYAEDVYEITPSKDQQALNLLCPVKHIRSRGDTLNQPTLDIDIKAEMDGVISIETTHWAGAQRKGPNFDLFPAGQPKVEGKIVKSDKGTTIQSGVLSATIHPDQHNFDIKFHSSDGKKHLTNLGNRSTGFAYSPAPSTPMQTGDMRDFKHYMFMQTTLSVGESVHGLGERFGAWNKVGQNVILWNADGGTSSDQAYKNVSFWMSNRGYGVFVDNPGKVDFEIGSERCCRVQTTVEGQRLKMYIIYGDGPKDVLKKYTVLTGKANKVPSWSFGLWLTTSFTTNYDETTVNSFLEGMKSRGSPVDVFHYDCFWMKGFRWTDFVFDEERFPDPKGQITRLKESGLCKKVCVWINPYIGQAGAAFKHAAEKGYLLKRKNGDIWQWDLWQAGMGLLDVTNPEACAWYTECLNGLFDKGVDALKTDFGERIPTLDVQWHDASVDPHKMHNYYAFMYNKLVYEALQKRYGDNEAVLYARAACAGTQRFPLVWGGDCESTPEALAESVRGGLSMGLSGFTFWSCDIGGFEGSPPPWIYKRWVAMGLLCSHSRLHGSNCFRVPWVVDNDDATEEGCSRTLAKWTALKTRLMPYIFSQAIESIEGGIPMSLRAVALEFPEDPTSWYLDRQFMVGSQLLAAPIYEESGEVEFYLPKGKWTSYFTNEVKSGPGWFKEKHAFGTLPLYVRENTVLVLGSSKEVGADYDFANNVEVALYQASPGAKATVVDGEGNVVAELVVAQDGKLEGTDKLKGDYKVAEKGRDLRGDAPVSIESLS, encoded by the coding sequence GGCCCTGAATCTGCTATGTCCAGTGAAGCACATCCGCTCTCGAGGCGATACCCTCAACCAGCCCACACTTGATATCGATATCAAAGCAGAGATGGATGGAGTTATCTCCATCGAGACCACACATTGGGCCGGTGCTCAACGAAAAGGCCCCAACTTCGATCTCTTCCCAGCTGGGCAGCCTAAAGTTGAGGGAAAGATCGTCAAGAGTGATAAGGGCACAACTATTCAATCTGGAGTTCTCTCTGCCACTATTCATCCTGACCAACATAACTTCGACATCAAATTCCACAGCTCAGATGGCAAAAAGCACCTCACGAACCTGGGCAATCGTAGCACAGGATTTGCCTACTCCCCGGCCCCTAGCACACCAATGCAGACCGGCGATATGCGCGACTTCAAGCACTACATGTTCATGCAAACGACTCTGTCCGTTGGCGAATCCGTCCACGGTCTTGGCGAGCGCTTTGGAGCATGGAACAAAGTTGGTCAGAATGTCATCCTTTGGAACGCCGATGGTGGTACTTCAAGCGACCAAGCTTACAAGAACGTTTCTTTCTGGATGAGCAACCGTGGTTATGGTGTCTTCGTGGATAACCCTGGAAAGGTAGATTTCGAAATTGGTAGTGAGAGGTGTTGTCGTGTGCAAACAACTGTGGAGGGgcagaggttgaagatgtaTATCATCTACGGCGACGGGCCCAAGGATGTTCTCAAGAAATACACTGTCCTCACTGGAAAAGCCAACAAAGTTCCCAGTTGGAGTTTTGGTCTTTGGCTGACGACTAGCTTTACTACCAACTACGACGAGACTACGGTCAACTCATTCCTTGAGGGTATGAAGTCTCGTGGGTCACCTGTTGATGTCTTCCACTACGACTGCTTCTGGATGAAGGGCTTCAGATGGACAGACTTTGTCTTTGACGAGGAGCGTTTCCCGGATCCCAAGGGCCAGATAACGCGACTCAAGGAGAGTGGGCTTTGCAAGAAGGTCTGCGTCTGGATCAACCCATACATCGGCCAAGCTGGTGCGGCATTCAAACACGCTGCTGAGAAAGGCTATCTCCTCAAGCGCAAGAATGGAGATATTTGGCAGTGGGATCTCTGGCAAGCTGGCATGGGTCTTCTGGATGTGACAAACCCTGAAGCTTGTGCCTGGTATACCGAGTGCCTAAACGGACTCTTTGACAAGGGCGTCGATGCCCTCAAGACGGACTTTGGCGAGCGTATTCCCACTCTTGACGTTCAGTGGCACGATGCCTCGGTTGACCCACACAAGATGCACAACTACTACGCCTTCATGTACAACAAGCTTGTTTACGAGGCTCTCCAGAAGCGATACGGCGACAACGAGGCTGTTCTTTACGCTCGCGCTGCCTGTGCTGGAACTCAGCGCTTCCCTCTCGTATGGGGAGGAGATTGTGAGTCTACACCCGAAGCTCTCGCTGAATCTGTCCGCGGTGGGTTATCAATGGGTCTCAGCGGCTTTACTTTCTGGAGCTGCGACATTGGTGGCTTCGAAGGTTCTCCACCACCGTGGATCTACAAGCGATGGGTCGCGATGGGCCTTCTGTGCAGTCATAGTCGTCTGCATGGCAGCAATTGCTTCCGAGTTCCATGGGTTGTCGACAATGATGATGCCACCGAGGAGGGTTGCTCCAGGACTCTAGCCAAGTGGACGGCGCTCAAGACGCGATTGATGCCGTATATCTTCTCTCAGGCTATTGAGTCTATAGAGGGTGGGATTCCAATGTCTCTTCGAGCTGTTGCGCTTGAGTTCCCTGAAGATCCAACCTCTTGGTACCTTGATCGCCAGTTCATGGTCGGATCACAGCTCCTAGCAGCTCCCATTTATGAAGAGTCCGGCGAAGTTGAGTTCTACCTCCCTAAGGGAAAATGGACATCTTATTTCACGAACGAAGTCAAGTCTGGTCCTGGATGGTTCAAGGAGAAGCACGCATTTGGCACATTGCCTCTTTACGTGCGCGAGAACACCGTTCTTGTCCTCGGGAGTTCCAAGGAAGTTGGTGCGGATTATGACTTTGCGAACAACGTTGAAGTTGCTTTGTATCAGGCTTCTCCTGGTGCTAAGGCTACTGTGGTGGACGGAGAGGGAAATGTTGTTGCTGAACTTGTAGTTGCACAAGATGGTAAGCTCGAGGGTACTGATAAACTCAAGGGTGATTATAAGGTTGCTGAGAAGGGTCGTGACTTGAGGGGAGATGCCCCAGTCTCAATCGAGTCTCTGTCATAG
- a CDS encoding glycoside hydrolase superfamily yields the protein MGRNPSNRLPSETANETGRPHFPIAQQLALSTTDQSIYINRVSRGLGGRQHSTSTPMAPPPAGSTSSSSSREGYRSVNASHRYLKHAGPSRDEPEPQQKRSKYHVTRHRRRPTIMAHTDNSDLDPAWQDLDRAIGQILIMGWDGTEVTPQIRSLIEDHHLGSIILTAKNLKSAQQTAELVQELQTIAKNAGHLQPLLIALDQENGGVNSLFDEDYVCQFPSAMGVAATGRADLAYEVTKATATEISACGVNLMLGPVLDVLNNARYQPLGVRATGDDPQEVSQYGLAALRGIRDAGIASCGKHFPSYGNLNFLGSNLDVPIITQTLEELSISALVPFRNAVASGKLDAMFIGGCGISNPSMNVSHACLSDQVVDELLRDELGFNGVAISECLEMEALSHELGVQNGVIMAVEAGCDLVLLCRAYDVQLEAIKGLKLGYENGIVTKERIFTSLRRVLNLKSTCTSWEKALNPPGISLLSQLHPSHLALSLQAYDDSITIIRDKEKLIPLTASMHPGEELLLLTPLVKPLPASSLTKKLLAAKDSQNQAEGQHEMWAHNGRDRSAILSGEGVFREFGKSLARARNEKLLHTSYTANGVRPVHENLIHRASCIIIVTADANRNLYQAGFTKHVDMMCSMLRTRGQKKQLIVVAVSSPYDFAMDKSIGTYLCTFDFTENALHALARTLVGEIAPLGTLPGTLRKSKKVLKSRQHWLVEEYSAKRDASALNDLLRAVHRASAPDLQFLRTTTAASFQLNNANIAESHFVVRNSSTNALYGFAATYFVHGVGILGGVFVEPTKRDVSIGRSLHRRALRSLMQRRGIKQVQIGSAFPGVFLGIPNDVEVNTIKEWFANSGWDVQFPRRVSNMILREVASWSAPEGLSQSIQRAGISFDLIHDLDNADGVLSHVRNNANPEVLELYRHALSESKLSGIVRAKDATGTLLGTIIVCKQRSPLETHIPSLVSRSEDIGGIIAPVVPPGPQTTLVLQGLTLMGIRQARSHKATKVVLGCVVDDTESLTAMGFETLQEFEEITNSPENFSNIV from the exons ATGGGGCGTAACCCATCAAATCGCCTGCCATCAGAAACAGCCAACGAAACAGGACGACCCCACTTCCCTATCGCCCAACAGCTGGCTCTTTCCACAACTGACCAATCAATATACATCAATCGCGTCAGCCGAGGTTTAGGCGGTCGGCAACACTCCACCTCCACTCCAATGGCCCCTCCTCCTGCTGGGTCAACGTCTAGCTCATCCTCTCGAGAAGGCTACCGCAGTGTCAATGCATCTCATCGTTACCTCAAGCACGCGGGGCCATCAAGGGATGAGCCAGAACCACAGCAGAAGAGATCAAAGTACCATGTGACGAGGCATCGACGCCGCCCAACCATCATGGCCCATACAGACAATAGTGACCTGGATCCAGCATGGCAAGATCTTGACCG TGCCATTGGGCAGATCCTGATTATGGGCTGGGATGGCACTGAAGTTACCCCCCAGATCAGGAGCCTCATTGAGGATCATCACCTGGGTTCCATTATACTTACAGCCAAGAACCTTAAAT CTGCTCAGCAAACAGCAGAGCTGGTCCAGGAATTACAGACCATTGCTAAAAATGCTGGTCATTTacaacctcttctcatcgcCCTCGATCAGGAGAATGGAGGAGTCAACAGTCTTTTTGACGAAGACTACGTATGCCAATTTCCCAGTGCCATGGGCGTCGCAGCTACTGGTCGGGCCGACCTAGCATATGAAGTGACAAAGGCTACTGCTACTGAGATCTCGGCATGCGGTGTCAACCTCATGCTAGGACCCGTCCTTGATGTATTGAATAATGCTCGCTACCAGCCTTTGGGAGTGCGTGCTACCGGAGACGACCCCCAAGAAGTATCACAATATGGCCTGGCGGCTCTACGAGGAATTCGAGATGCTGGAATTGCTTCATGTGGAAAGCATTTCCCATCGTACGGAAATCTGAACTTTCTGGGCTCAAACCTAGATGTGCCCATTATCACTCAAACACTAGAGGAACTCAGCATCAGCGCTCTGGTTCCATTCCGAAATGCCGTTGCCTCGGGAAAATTAGATGCTATGTTCATTGGAGGCTGCGGCATATCCAATCCGTCCATGAATGTGAGTCATGCTTGTCTTTCAGATCAAGTTGTGGATGAGCTCCTACGCGATGAGCTTGGATTCAACGGGGTCGCAATTTCAGAGTgcttggagatggaggctCTCAGTCATGAACTTGGTGTCCAGAATGGTGTTATCATGGCCGTCGAAGCAGGCTGTGACCTTGTCCTCCTCTGCCGTGCCTATGACGTCCAACTTGAAGCTATCAAAGGCCTGAAGCTCGGTTATGAAAATGGCATTGTGACGAAGGAGCGAATTTTTACCTCTCTGAGAAGGGTACTTAACCTGAAATCGACCTGTACCTCTTGGGAGAAGGCGTTGAACCCTCCAGGcatttctttgctttctcaacttcatccatctcatcttgcTCTATCACTCCAAGCCTACGATGATTCCATCACAATCATTCGAGATAAGGAGAAACTTATCCCACTCACAGCCTCAATGCATCCTGGAGAAGAGCTCCTCTTGTTGACCCCTTTAGTCAAGCCGCTGCCTGCATCTTCACTCACCAAAAAGTTACTGGCAGCCAAAGACAGCCAGAACCAAGCAGAAGGACAACATGAGATGTGGGCGCATAATGGTCGTGACCGAAGCGCGATATTGAGTGGAGAGGGTGTCTTCCGAGAATTTGGCAAGTCTCTCGCTCGAGCTCGTAATGAAAAGTTACTTCACACAAGCTATACGGCTAATGGAGTTCGTCCAG TTCACGAAAACCTGATCCACAGAGCATCTTGTATCATTATTGTCACGGCTGATGCCAATCGAAACCTTTATCAAGCTGGTTTCACTAAGCACGTTGATATGATGTGCTCTATGCTTCGAACCAGGGGTCAAAAAAAGCAACTGATTGTAGTGGCAGTCAGCTCTCCGTATGATTTTGCAATGGATAAATCCATTGGCACATACCTCTGCACCTTCGACTTCACCGAGAACGCTCTCCATGCTCTTGCAAGGACACTAGTTGGAGAAATTGCACCCCTTGGGACGCTCCCCGGTACACTGcgcaagagcaagaaggttCTCAAGTCCAGACAGCACTGGCTGGTAGAAGAATACAGTGCGAAACGTGACGCATCTGCTTTGAACGACCTACTTCGAGCTGTTCACCGAGCAAGCGCACCAGACCTGCAGTTTCTACGCACAACAACTGCTGCTTCCTTTCAGCTCAATAATGCCAATATTGCCGAGTCACATTTTGTGGTTAGAAATAGCAGCACCAACGCGTTGTACGGCTTTGCTGCTACTTACTTTGTTCACGGTGTTGGTATCCTTGGGGGTGTCTTTGTCGAACCCACCAAACGGGATGTATCGATCGGAAGGTCGCTTCATCGACGGGCGCTCAGAAGTCTCATGCAGCGACGAGGAATTAAGCAAGTCCAGATAGGGTCAGCGTTTCCTGGAGTTTTCCTGGGCATTCCCAATGATGTCGAGGTCAACACAATCAAAGAGTGGTTTGCGAACAGTGGCTGGGATGTCCAGTTTCCACGACGCGTATCAAACATGATTTTACGGGAAGTGGCAAGCTGGTCTGCCCCAGAAGGGTTGTCCCAGAGCATACAGAGAGCCGGTATCAGCTTTGACCTGATTCATGATTTGGACAACGCGGATGGTGTTCTCAGCCATGTCCGTAACAACGCAAACCCCGAGGTATTAGAACTGTACCGTCATGCGCTGTCAGAATCGAAGTTGAGTGGGATTGTCCGGGCCAAGGACGCGACAGGTACCTTGTTGGGCACAATCATTGTTTGCAAGCAGCGCAGTCCATTGGAAACTCATATTCCTTCATTGGTATCACGCTCTGAGGACATCGGCGGCATCATTGCTCCAGTTGTACCTCCTGGACCACAAACAACCCTCGTCTTGCAAGGTTTGACGCTCATGGGCATTCGTCAGGCCAGGAGTCACAAAGCTACAAAAGTGGTCCTTGGTTGC GTTGTGGATGATACTGAGTCCCTCACAGCGATGGGCTTTGAGACACTCCAAGAGTTCGAGGAAATCACAAACTCCCCAGAGAAT TTTTCCAACATAGTATAA
- a CDS encoding ESCRT-II complex subunit-domain-containing protein: MATTTESSFAFPREYHFPAFFTRQTNLTTLHAQRNKWSDLILAYARHNRIFRLSLSEAADSDLFVNRKLDRRLQFDDIRDVISYMHTDGRVEYVGGKTTGDVVFLYWRKPEEWAELVENYVEETGQKGSVLTVYELVEGDGTKGNDIHGMDTDVLLKALNILVKRNKAQIFGQDDSLGVKFF; encoded by the exons ATGGCGACTACCACCGAATCCTCCTTCGCATTCCCCCGCGAGTACCATTTCCCCGCCTTCTTCACACGCCAAACTAATCTCACTACACTCCATGCCCAGCGCAACAAATGGTCCGACCTTATCCTCGCCTACGCGCGACATAACCGTATCTTCCGCCTATCGCTGTCCGAAGCAGCAGATTCAGATCTCTTTGTAAACCGAAAACTCGATCGAAGGCTACAATTTGATGACATCCGTGATGTGATTTCTTATATGCACACAGATGGGCGTGTAGAATACGTCGGAGGCAAAACAACAGGGGATGTTGTGTTTCTGTATTGGCGAAAGCCCGAGGAGTGGGCGGAGCTTGTAGAGAACTACGTCGAAGAGACGGGACAGAAGGGCAGTGTTCTTACAGTCTATGAACTTGTCGAGGGAGATGGTACAAAAGGAAATG ACATTCACGGCATGGACACTGATGTCCTTCTAAAAGCTCTGAACATCCTCGTCAAACGAAACAAAGCTCAAATATTCGGCCAGGACGACTCATTAGGCGTTAAATTCTTCTAA
- a CDS encoding general substrate transporter, translated as MGKAYSIGLACFAAIGSFLFGYDSGVMTDVIASKNFQNYFDTTSTSSIIGAINSTFSGGAVFGALFGGVIMDKYGRRKTIGIGAAICTVGGILQAAAYHLAMMLIGRIIAGFAVGLLSMSVPVYQSECASPKNRGLIVGLAQQMIGVGFIVSTWVGYGSHHMPDTSSFQWRFPLAFQTFPSALLCLGMLWLPETPRHLIATDQLDDGMRTLRKLHFDGSNDEWIKSEFNEIKLTLDAEKAATAPGWMIMFKVPQWRKRLMLGTLVQVFTQFTGINVIGYYQTIMYEKLGITGKTSLLVAGIYNCTGPLANLFFITFISDRIGRKRPLIYGIIAITIALILESAVNSQNVDGSHRGLSIAGVAFLFCVTIIFSLSFGPVSWTYMSEVMPYQIRGKGCAFATGIGNWLVSTFWNQVSPFALEELGWKFYFLFVAFNLVITLPTLIFAFRETKGLSLEEIDLMFGDRALGNLPADIEKDGGVIAVTNTHDERPRQEL; from the exons ATGGGGAAGGCATACAGTATCGGCCTGGCTTGCTTTGCAGCCATTGG CTCGTTTCTTTTTGGTTATGACTCGGGCGTCATGACAGACGTGATAGCATCGAAGAACTTCCAGAACTACTTTGACACAACATCTACATCCTCCATTATAGGCGCCATTAACTCAACATTCAGCGGTGGAGCAGTATTTGGCGCCTTATTCGGTGGAGTTATCATGGATAAGTATGGTCGAAGAAAGACGATCGGAATCGGTGCAGCTATTTGCACGGTTGGCGGTATCCTTCAAGCGGCGGCCTATCA TCTGGCTATGATGCTTATTGGTCGAATCATTGCTGGTTTCGCTGTTGGTTTGCTCTCTATGAGTG TTCCCGTCTATCAATCCGAATGCGCCAGCCCCAAGAATCGAGGACTTATTGTCGGCCTCGCCCAACAAATGATCGGAGTAGGTTTCATCGTCTCAACATGGGTTGGATATGGAAGTCATCATATGCCCGATACTTCATCTTTCCAATGGCGTTTCCCCTTGGCTTTCCAAACATTCCCGTCTGCACTATTGTGCTTGGGTATGCTCTGGCTTCCTGAGACACCCCGACATCTCATCGCGACAGATCAGTTGGACGATGGAATGAGAACGCTTCGAAAGTTACACTTTGATGGCTCGAATGATGAGTGGATCAAGTCTGAGTTCAATGAGATCAAGCTCACTCTTGATGCCGAGAAGGCTGCCACTGCACCTGGTTGGATGATCATGTTCAAGGTGCCTCAGTGGAGGAAGCGCCTTATGCTTGGAACTCTTGTTCAAGTCTTTACTCAATTCACTG GAATCAATGTCATTGG TTACTACCAAACCATTATGTACGAGAAGCTTGGAATCACTGGAAAGACAAGTCTTCTGGTTGCAGGCATTTACAACTGTACCGGTCCTTTGGCCA ATCTGTTTTTCATCACTTTTATCTCTGATAGGATCGGCCGAAAGAGGCCTCTTATTTATGGAATTATTGCTATCACCATTGCTCTGATCCTAGAGAGTGCGGTCAACTCTCAAAACGTCGATGGCTCACACCGTGGCCTAAGTATTGCCGGAGTTGCCTTCTTATTCTGTGTCACAATCATCTTCTCGCTATCGTTTGGTCCTGTATCCTGGACGTACATGTCCGAGGTAATGCCATATCAAATCCGAGGAAAGGGTTGCGCATTCGCCACAGGTATCGGTAACTGGCTTGTGAGCACTTTCTGGAACCAGGTCAGTCCCTTTGCCCTCGAGGAGCTTGGTTGGAAGTTTTATTTCCTCTTCGTTG CTTTCAATCTTGTCATCACACTGCCCACCCTTATCTTTGCTTTTCGAGAAACGAAGGGGCTATCTCTCGAGGAGATTGATCTCATGTTTGGCGATCGAGCTCTCGGAAACCTTCCtgctgatattgagaaggACGGCGGTGTCATTGCTGTTACCAACACCCATGATGAGAGGCCTCGCCAGGAGCTTTGA
- a CDS encoding BRCT domain-containing protein: MATTDTFAECAIAFVASNLLTPKLVGELSTILEENGAEICEPRRDGSLPIEKVTHIISNTIDFPQFTEAQAHMIPVVTTQWITFSIARRKQAQIRPFSPDPRMIFSEVVVTCADLPETDKESIAGATMALGGQETKDASKLTTHICALSMDHPKVQVALQKGWKGKVVLPHWFDDCFKLGKRIDEGPYLLPDPEILKKTSADDLKIPSNENLAGATSPTPNYLPLPLPSDGEIVRPPATVFQDRNVLLSGDLTITDRLSKVVKEIIVRGGGRLVDKVEDCDMLICQYRDGPQYVQAAQSCKEVGNLAWLYWLIVHNEWTSPLRRLLHYPIPKDGIEGFKGLRITVSNYGGEARIYLENLIKASGAEFTRTMRAENTHLITARDSSEKCKAAPEWGIAVINHLWIEESYAKCEIRPINIKKYNHFPPRTNLGEIIGQTFFDEPKLREKYYPGGQDKLSPRAKRKRAILEAAEDNAYSRGPAEGVVVGQVGNEDVEMEDSNRGESEKSAKKTRTIGDATPIRPRRTGKENETPSVASTGSRSAKAKAQERLHGLSDDIALYEKEKKRHAKGGNAIWGGKRAADQAEKTNSKTKQDEKPEDEDADALAKRPTKKTKQSLPDIQMRVVLTGFTRWVGDKNKEDQDRRKLRDMGIQIVQEGQPCDYLAAPSVVRTVKFLCALARGPTVISSTFIDQSLDKGTLLDVEDFILKDNAAEKRHNMVLETSVARAKANRGKLLVGVPIYCTEKIRNGAESYKAIAEANGAIFKIYRARSGTTIRPTTAEEEGNAPPEPVYLLSSGRPDERPLWEKFRDMAYNGNMEPRIVAPDWLLDVAMAQQVRFDDKFLAENFYGNSQ; the protein is encoded by the exons ATGGCCACCACCGACACATTTGCTGAATGCGCCATCGCGTTCGTCGCCAGCAATTTACTGACCCCCAAACTGGTCGGAGAG CTATCAACAATCTTAGAAGAAAATGGTGCAGAAATATGCGAACCTCGACGCGACGGCTCATTACCGATTGAGAAGGTCACCCacatcatctccaacacGATCGATTTCCCCCAGTTCACTGAGGCACAGGCCCATATGATCCCTGTTGTGACGACTCAATGGATCACCTTCTCAATAGCTCGCAGGAAACAGGCTCAAATTAGACCTTTTTCGCCTGATCCGAGAATGATCTTTTCCGAGGTGGTGGTGACTTGCGCGGATCTACCAGAGACCGACAAGGAGAGTATTGCTGGTGCTACAATGGCTTTGGGTGGACAAGAAACAAAAGATGCGTCTAAATTGACCACACATATTTGCGCCCTATCGATGGATCATCCCAAGGTCCAAGTTGCTCTACAAAAGGGATGGAAAGGCAAAGTTGTGCTGCCACACTG GTTCGATGATTGTTTCAAACTTGGGAAACGTATCGACGAAGGTCCCTATCTACTACCCGATCCCGAAATTCTTAAGAAGACTTCCGCGGACGATCTCAAAATTCCCTCCAACGAAAACCTCGCGGGTGCGACATCGCCGACACCGAATTATCTGCCTTTACCCTTACCTTCTGATGGGGAGATTGTACGCCCACCGGCCACTGTCTTCCAAGACCGAAATGTACTGCTATCCGGGGATCTAACTATAACCGATCGACTGTCAAAGGTGGTCAAGGAAATCATCGTCAGAGGAGGCGGAAGGCTCGTGGATAAGGTCGAGGATTGTGACATGCTCATCTGCCAATATCGCGATGGTCCGCAATATGTCCAAGCTGCGCAGTCGTGCAAAGAAGTTGGAAATCTGGCCTGGCTTTACTGGCTTATCGTTCATAACGAGTGGACATCGCCCCTTCGTCGATTGCTACACTATCCGATCCCCAAGGATGGTATAGAAGGATTCAAGGGTCTACGCATTACAGTATCAAATTACGGTGGTGAAGCACGAATTTACCTGGAGAACCTGATCAAGGCTTCTGGAGCCGAGTTCACCAGAACGATGAGAGCTGAGAACACGCATTTAATCACTGCTAGAGACTCGAGCGAGAAATGCAAGGCTGCTCCTGAATGGGGGATTGCCGTTATCAACCATCTCTGGATTGAGGAAAGCTATGCCAAGTGCGAAATTAGGCCCATCAACATTAAGAAGTATAATCATTTCCCTCCGCGCACTAACCTGGGCGAGATAATCGGGCAAACGTTCTTTGATGAACCAAAGTTGCGCGAAAAGTACTACCCCGGGGGGCAGGACAAGCTATCACCGCGAGCCAAGAGGAAGCGAGCAATCCTGGAAGCTGCAGAGGATAACGCATATTCACGAGGGCCAGCAgagggtgttgttgttggtcaGGTTGGCAATGAGGACGTTGAGATGGAAGACTCTAATAGAGGAGAGAGCGAGAAGTCTgcaaagaagacgaggaccaTCGGAGATGCAACACCAATTCGTCCACGTCGTACTGGGAAGGAGAACGAGACACCGTCGGTGGCTTCTACAGGAAGCCGTAGCGCCAAAGCGAAAGCTCAAGAACGTCTGCATGGCCTGAGCGACGATATCGCGCTTTatgaaaaggagaagaagagacaTGCCAAGGGAGGCAATGCAATCTGGGGTGGAAAACGAGCAGCCGACCAGGCCGAAAAGACTAACAGCAAAACcaaacaagatgagaagcctgaagatgaagatgccgaCGCGTTAGCGAAGCGGCCGACCAAAAAGACCAAGCAGTCACTTCCAGACATTCAGATGCGTGTCGTCTTGACTGGATTCACTCGCTGGGTTGgagacaagaacaaggaagatcaagatcga AGAAAACTCCGGGACATGGGGATACAGATCGTTCAAGAGGGTCAACCGTGCGACTATCTGGCAGCCCCTAGTGTTGTCCGCACTGTCAAATTCCTATGCGCGCTTGCACGCGGCCCAACAgtgatctcatcaactttCATTGACCAGTCTTTGGACAAGGGTACCCTTCTCGACGTTGAGGATTTCATCCTCAAAGACAATGCGGCCGAGAAAAGGCACAACATGGTCCTTGAGACATCAGTCGCTCGTGCCAAGGCAAATAGAGGCAAACTTCTTGTTGGTGTTCCCATCTATTGCACGGAAAAGATCCGCAATGGTGCGGAGAGCTACAAAGCGATCGCCGAGGCCAACGGGGCGATCTTCAAGATCTACCGGGCTCGGAGCGGGACGACGATCCGACCAACAAcggcagaggaggagggtaACGCGCCACCCGAGCCGGTCTACCTATTAAGTAGCGGACGTCCCGACGAGAGGCCGCTTTGGGAGAAATTCCGTGATATGGCGTACAACGGCAACATGGAGCCTCGTATTGTTGCACCTGACTGGTTGCTCGATGTCGCAATGGCTCAACAGGTGCGGTTTGATGACAAGTTTCTGGCGGAGAACTTTTACGGAAATTCGCAGTAG